Within the Balaenoptera acutorostrata chromosome 10, mBalAcu1.1, whole genome shotgun sequence genome, the region CGGGGGCCAGGTGAGGGCAGCAGGGTGCTGGGCAGTCCATGGGGAGAGGTTATTTGGATGGAGCTGGCCTTGGCCACAGACCAGGTCTCTGTGGGTGGGGAGTGCTGGGGTTTGGGGATTGGGTAGCAGGAAGGGGAGTCCTGTGTCCCAGATTGAGGCATATCAAAGGCCAGAGAATCTAATCAGCAGGGCCTGGATAAGGAGCAGGAACTGGGTCTGTTCCAAAAGTCCCAAACCAAACACTGATAATGGATCCAGGAAGCTCCGTCACCTCTCCCATCCCACAGCCCCTAAGTGGGCCTCAGATAGACGCGGTTATGGTCCCAGGCCTGTGGAGCCAGAGCTGGCCCCAGCCCAGATCCCAGCCCATCTAGTTTGGGTTTTGGAGAGGTGGGCCTGTGAGTGGCAGCGTGGAGCCTGCCTGGCCTTTGCCTCTGCTCAGGGCTCCTTGTGTGGGACCCCTGGGGCAAGGAGGGGGCCAGGGATTCAGGACAGGGAGCTGGGGACAGGCAACCTCGGGCAGGTGCCGGCAGCCACCCCAACTCTCCCCCACATCCTGGCATCTGGAGGGCTTGGCTCCGCATGCCCACTGTACAGGGAAACCCAAAACCTCAGTGGGTCCTCACGCACCCAGCAgggatggaggagaggaaggatcCAGAGGCCTGGACACTCCCCAAAGCCACCCCTATTGCTTTCCTGGCTGAACATCCCCTTTTCCAGATTCTGAGCATGTCTGGAAGGGGTCTGGCTGACCTTGGCCCAGCTTTCTGCCAAGTCCAGGCATACTCCCCACACCCGGCCCAGATTGTAGGAAGCTGAGATCGTGATCCGGAGACTCCAGGAGGATTTCTGAGGGTCTCACTTTTGTCCCTTTGTAGGATAAGGTGTCACCACTGCTCAGTGCTGGCCCCAGCCTCTAGTGGCTTGTCCTCCGGGCTCTGTCTGCCTACATGGGCTACCCTCTGTGTGCTGAGATCCCCCAGGCCTGCTCTGGACAGTAGTGCCCCCTCCCACCTGCATCGTTGCAGCCTCACCTCCCAAAGtcctgggggtgggatgggggctcaGCATCCAGATCTCCCCTGGTCGCAGGTCCGGCAGAGAAAAGACACAGAATCACAGGTGCGGGAGCAGCAAGGTGGGCCTCTGCAAGGCCTGGCCTGGCCCCGGGAGCGCACACAGTGGAGCCCCCAGCTCTGAGTCATGGTGTCTGAGGACCTGACTTTTTAGCCTCTGGCCCCAGGGATGGGTCACTGTGTCAAGGGGCATTCTCCCAGGTCTCCCACAGGGAGGAaatctgtccctcctccccccacattCCTTTTCCATTCAGTAAAAGGCATCCCTCCCTGTAGGGCCTGGTTAAGGAGCAGGTCCCAAACCTCAGAGGCCTCCTTTCCCACACCTCGCCCCCTATCATTTCCCTTGTCCCATTGGGTCTACCtcaaaatatatcccaaatctgtcctcttctctcctttcccactGCCACCAATGGGCTCCCAGCCACTGTCATTTCTCCCCTAGATTACAGCAGTAGCCTCCTTAAAGGTCTCCCCACTTCTGCCCTTTCTAcatgcctcccctcctcccacctccacacagcagccagagccaTCCTATTAGACCTCAAGTCAGTCTCTGCTCCCAACCCTCCAACAGCTAATCCAGTCACCTCCCCTCGCTCATAGAACCCTGCATGTCCTAGGTCCTCCCCCTGAGCCTTCCCCCTCCATCACCCCTCTCCAGCTGCACAGgcttccttggaccctgtcactTTTCCCGAGCCCCACAGGGCCTTCgtacttgctgttccctttgtCTGGATCTTCCTTCCCTTAGCTGTTCACTCAGCCTTCTTCAGGCCTCTGCCCCACTGTCACCTCCCCAGCGAGGTCTTCTCTGACATGTGGCCCATTCCTTCCACTCAATCACATTGCCCCTTCTGCAGTTTCTTCAAAGTTATGTCTTCCCTGAAGTTAACTTGTTCATTTAATTAATTAGCTGGTTAATCGTCTCACCCTTAGTAGAATGTAAGTTCATGAGGGCAGGGCCTTATTTGTCCTTATGGCTGCCGTGTTCCCACCCACCTCCATGCCTGGCATATAACAGGCACTcaaaaaatatctgttgagtgaGTGGACAGGTAAATGCCCACACCTGGTCTGGTCGGAGCCCCACAGATGCCCCCTCCAATCACATGTGGACACGCGGCCTGCTGTTCCAAAGCCTGTCAAGTGCAGTCACCTCCGCCTCCTCCTTCCCTGACCATCTAGCTCCCGCCCCACCCgctcctctcctcccagccctacTCCCCCAGCTTAATTGCTGGGGCCCACACTTCCAATTCCTTCCCCAAATCCTCCCCACCCTTCATGGTCCCCCTATAGCCAGCTTCCCCACATCACTGACTGTTGCTATGACAACCATAGCAGAGCAAAACTTGGGCTCTGTGTCAAGCGCCCACGGAGCGCTTTATGTGCATTTTCTTATTTACCACACAACAACGTTGGGAGGTAGGTGTTATTAGTTTCCcttaataaatgaggaaacaggttcagagaggctgagtgatctgtctgaggtcacacagattTCAAATGGCACAGGCACGTGGTCTGTAATCCTGTCTTGTGTGAGCCTCGCTTCTCCAACTAGACAGTGAGATCTGGGGAGGTGGGGCTTTGTCAGGACTCAGCGCCCATGACCCAGATTTTGAAACTTGGACCCGCTATATCTAACGGTGGCTTGGGAAATCAAGACCACTATACTTGCATGACTGTGCATGgggtcccccaccccaaccctgatATAGCAATACATTGATAGATTCCCCAGGACCTTTCATCCCAAGAGGAAAGGAGCTCAAAAGGAAAGATCTTGGCCAGCATCAGCCCATCTGGGCCAGAGAGGCAAGGTGCCTCAAAGAACACCTGGaaacttccccacccccacccagcccgATGCCCCCTACCCCTCCTTCCATGGCTGCTCCCATCTCGCCCCAAGCCCTCCTCAGACTCAGCTGCCCTGCTCTCCCCAGCCCAGGCAGCACGCAGTCAAGATTAGAGGTTTCATTGCTTTTACATTCCTCTTCCCCAGAGCCAGAGTCCCCAGTCCCCCATCTCCTCACTCCCAAGTCTTGTCCCAGCCACACTCTTTCTGGGATCTTCTCACCCAAAGGGGAACCGTGCCAGGCTAaaggagaggcaggtggagggaggTGATGGGACCCCCAAGGGGCCAGGCCTCCCCAGCTAAAAGAGCtgaacagaaggagaaaagacagctgaGGAAAGACCCCCTGTTAATAAGCAGGCACCAGGTGGGGTTAAGgtgcttcctccccaccccccgcactGCTCATTAGCTCAGTCATTATATTAATAATCCCTTAAGAATGAGCATAATGACAGCGCACAGCTGGAGCACGAGCGGTGAGCCCACCCGCCTGACTTCCCCAGCCCCAGTCCACAGGCATCCACGGggtccctgaggcaggaatgtcCATCCCCAGAGAGGCCAAGAGAGGGGTCCACCTGGTAAGCAAGGCAAGTGGTAGCAAGGCTCCCTACCAACCACTAGCAGGCAGAGTGAAGCTTCCAGAAGAGCTAGGCTGAGAACCCCACGTGTCGCAGCGAGTCCTGGTGACCCACCAACCACAGAGAACTCCCTCCCAGCCCCATTTCTGTCTTCCTGTCACTTCCAGGTTCACCGCGAGGGTTGGTGCCTCTAGATTCCAGGACAGACCCAGACGAACAACAAGAAATGCCAGCTGAATGAATGGAGGGTTCAGACTTTGATTTAACAAACCAAGAACTCCAACATCAGGTAGCCGCTGGGGGGCGAGGAATGCTGCAGATGTTTATGTGGAAAGACCTGGTGGCATGCCAGCTCTAAGGTCCCAGGAGCAAGAAGGACCAGTGAAGTGAGTGCTATCTCAGGCACAAGCATAACGTCTAGAGCGCAGGTCATGCTGGGAAGACATTctcttatttgatcctcacaatttcttttttttttttttggccgcaacgtgtggcttgtgggatcttagttccctgaccagggattgaacccacgcccttggcagtgaaagcgcggagtcctaaccactggaccgccagggaattccctgatccTCACAATTTCAAGACAGAGGAACTGTTATTACCCCTgtgtcacagatgaagaaactgaagcatgaAGAGGTCAAGTTGTTAGCAAGTGGTAATGCTAAGTTTCAAAGTTCAGCTCCCTTGGCAGAGAGACTAAGCAGTATGTGGGTCCATGAGCAGAATTAGGACCCACTGAGGGACGGTTTTAGGGACATCATAAGACCCAAGTGGAGGGAGTACTTGTGAGGTCGTGAGCTCCCTGTCTGGGGAGTGTGTGAGCAGAAACCTGATAAGCATCTCCAGGAATCCTGTTGAAGGGATCCCCGTATGGGTCCCAGCTTAGCTGACCTACAAGATTCCATCCTGGACTCTGTGATTCTGTAGATACAGAGCCCTGAGGGGTCCACACAGGCCCTCTCACCCCTGCCTCAGCCTCCCATGGCCTTTCTGGGGTCTCGGGGGGTCCCTCATTATAAACCCTCCTCCACCTGTATGACTCCCCTTGAAAGTATTGGTCAGAGAACCCGCCAGAGCTCAGGGCCTCTTGTGGGGCTGAGATGCCTGGAGGAGAAGGCAGCGGGGCCGGGTGAAGTCAGGCCCCCTCCGGCACACCCACCTACAAAATGGGAACCATTCCAAGGCATCGAAAGGGTAGAGGGGCAGGGTCCGTGGGTGGGCATTGGACTGACCCTAGGGGAAATCAGGTTCACTTTGCTGTCAACCAGACAAGGCCCTGGCTTGGAATTCAAAAAGATTCCTGAGTGGGAACACTGGGGAATGTGGCCCTTGCCGACACCTGGCCCACTTCCGTCCGGGGCAGCACCCAACACACTCTCCCCGCAGCCCACCTGAGGGAACGAAGCCCCTTCAGACCAGGTTGGGAGAAGTGCCTGGGAAAGACACACGACTGGCAAGCAGCCCCAGCTCAAGCCACTAATTAACTTCATGGCCtgaggcaagtcacttcacctcttgACCTGCTTCCTCCTCTGCACTGTGGTGATAACAATCCGGCCCAGAGAGCCGCAAGAGATAAATGGTCTGTAAGGCCCTGTGGAAAGCCGCCCATGTTTATACCCTTGTAAAGTGCTATTATTACCCACGGGTGGGCTCCGGGAGGGCCCCTCCTGGTCTGACCTGAAATGTCACTCCTGGACAGGATGCTGGCTCCTGTCCTTTCCTGAGGGCCGCCCAGGGGGTGGGTAGGGCCTGATTCTAACTAAGAGAACTGAGCAGTCAGCAAACATTCACCATGTTGGTGGGGATCATTGGACGATGATGGTGATGGAAACAGATTCTGTCCGCACACCACGCCCTGATGTTGGCAGGGCAGGCTCAGACACAGGAGCCGTGGTCGCCCTCCTGGGCATCACTCCCACCCGCCCCTTCCCGCCAGGAAAGCCGTCCGCTCATACCCTACCCGCTCCACCAGAGGAAAATTCCTAGAGTAGACCTTGTGGTCAGAGGCAGTGACCTGGGGAGGGGACGGGGAAGGTTGGCGGCCACACTGGGCTGGAAGCCAATTCCTGGGACATGCCCTGGACCCCCACCCAATGCCCCACAAATATGCAGACTGAAGCGATTACAGCTTGCTCTGGGGGAACCGCCAGGCTCTGACCAAGACCTGGGGACCCCTGAGAGTGAGGCGGAACTGCTCTTCCTTGAGTTGTTCAGCAAAGGAGCAGCAATGAGCCTGAGGTCGGTCTCAGGGGCTGAAGAGTTGTGATGGCCAGTGGTTTTTTTCCGGGGGAGCAGCTGGGTTAAGACAGCTTGCCCACGTCAGTCTGCTTTCTAAAGTGGTGCCACGTTCATCATCTCATTGGCTACTTCTCACAATTAGCTCCGTGTTTTCCAGGGGCAAAAGCCGAGGCCTATTTGGGGTGACCAAATGCTCAAGAGAGCAGAGATAATAGCCAAGTCAGCAGCAGAACCCGGCCTCTTGACTGAAGCCAAGCTCCTGACTCCCCCATGACACGGTCCACGAATGAGGAGGGTCCTGAGCACACCCATGAGACACTAGCATAGCCAGGGGCCCTCGGCCTGGTCCTGGCACGGCCATGCCTGCCCCCCATCTTGGTCATCCTGTTTGGAGAGTCTATTGCTCCTGACTGTGGAGACCAAAAGGAGGAGCAGGGGTAGCGCGGGAGGACGTGGAGAAAGCAGAATTGAGCTGCCTGTCTGGGTGAGCTGCAGAGAGAGGACAGTACTGCCCTACCGCAGTGTGGGGAAAAGTGCATGAATCCAGCCTGCTGCAGGTGATTCCTCTGGTCCAGAGATCAAAAGCATATAAAGGAGAGAAGGGTCCGGTGCCAGCTGTACCCTGGCACCGTACTGGGCCCCAGGTGAAGGGCCGCTCACATCCTCTGTAGCCAGTCCTCTTTGCCCATTTCCTGGACAGAGTGACACCCAAGGTCAGGCAGGTCTGGAAGCCGGTTGGTCTAATCCCCGCCCAGGGGAAAGGGCGCTCCCAGAATTGAGGCCCAGGCAGTGGTAAGAcagcaggaggagaaggggaTTGGGTGGGCCCCACGCTGGCCTGTTTCCTTGGTGTGGAGGACAGGTCTGCTCGCTCCacagggcagggagctggggtACAAACGGTGACCAGAGACAAGAAGGCTTGTCCCTAAGTCTTGGACAAACCCTGCTCCCGCTCCTCACCAGGGCCCTGAGTGCCTCATCGCAGACACTGGATTTCCTGGAGATTAACCATTCAGGGGTTTGAGACAGGGAGTCTtgaggcagggaggctggtgggaggaggaagagagaagaggcagCCTCCGGACAGGGAAGGGGAGCTTCCGCAACCCCAGCGCTGGGCGTGTGGCGTGTGCAGCCCTGTACAGACCGCGGGCTCCCAGGCAGACGTTCAGATGTGGTGGCTGTCAGGGGACCACCCCTGCAGTAGGTCAGAGGGGCCCCAAAGTGTCCATTCCCAGGGAGTACTTCTCTGGGAAAGTCCTACTTTGTAAGTCAGATTATTTAGTTACATATTACACTGTttttccccttttgttttttgctcATCCTGGGCTTTTATTAAAGTCCTGTTTAAAGGTTCTAATCTTGACCTTGCCATGTTGACGGTGCCGAAGGAGGATCCAGGGTCCACCTTTGGACCAAGGTGGTACAGGAGAGCAGTTAAGTACCCAATGGGACCCACCTGGTGGCAGAAGGGAGACTCAGTGAGGGATTCCAGAGGTGAATCTGGTGTAGCGCCCCGCCCCCCCAAATTTCCCCCACACATTGCCAACCTCAGAGAGTCAGGGTTTTATCTCATCAGGGTAGCTTTCCTTACAGATCCCCTTTCTCCATCTAGGACTCTAGCTGTCCTGTCACTTTACTTTGACAGAGCAGCCACCCCTGGCAACTTTCAGTCTGGGCCGCAGCTTcttggaggagaaaaagaaatggtcatgaCTCGACACAAAAACCACAATCACCCCAAATTTCCCAGAGTGAAACCCCTACCTCTGTTAGGCCTCCCCGACTCCCACCCCAGCACCATGCCAGGAAAGACTCCCTACGAATTCGACATCATCCACCAagtcagaatttaaaaataattatattaataataaatatgttaaattacatttaaaacaataaatagaaaaataaactgataaataaaatcaacaggtacaaaatgtttccaaatttcaaccaaaaaaacacacagacgACAGACGAGACAGATGACATAACGAGAGGGTGCGAAATGCAATCACGGGGCCCTTCACAGTTTACGTCGTGTCTCCCTCCTCACCTGGTCACCCTCTTCTGTCCCCGACTCGGAGAGGAGACCGGGAGACTCAGTGGCTGATACCTTTGGGGACTCCGGCCAGTGCGGGGAAGCATCTGGTCCCGCCTCAGGGCCCTTCTGCGAAGCAACCCCAACCCCGGGCGTGTGGGTTCAGAGCACAGGAGCGGGAGGCGGAGGCTGCCAGGCGGGTGGAGGGACGTCCCTACAGCGGCAGGTCGGTGCTGTTGTGCCGGGTTTTCCTGGCGGTGCCATCGTCTCGGGGCAGAGCCCTCTGCAGGTTGGACATGGCCACGGTCTTTTTGAGGTCAATCACAGCATAGGAGTCTGAGCTGCGGGCAGGGTGCGTGGTGGGCACAGGGGCTCGGGGGGCTGAGGGGTTCTGGGGCCCCTTGGGGCGGTCTCCACCCCAGCCCTTCAGCTCCACCTGGATGTAGTTGAGCTGCCTGGGGGGCTCGGGGCCCGGCCGGCGGAAATCAAAGTTGAAGACCCTCGGGGAGCCTCGGTGGCGGGTCAGCGGCACAGGAAAGCTGCCGTGGCTGCGGAGAGCAGCCCGGGTGCTGGTGGGTTTCTGCAGTGGGGTCTCATCCTCCTCGCCTTCAGGGAAGCCGTTGGAGGAGGGTGTGAGCCCATCCCTCGAGTCCCCGTCATCCCCGGCCTCCTCCCCCAGCTGCTGGGCCTGGCTCTCCCAcacggggggcagggagggcaggttCTCGTAGTGCAGCAGCGCGGCCCGGCGCTGGGCGAGGCCATTCCAGCCGGGCTCCTCTGGGCTCAGTCTCCAGCCTGCCCCCAGCCGCAGCCCCCCACTGACGTTCTCGTAGGTGCACTTGGGCCGGGCTGGGCACTCGGAAGGGCCCTCGTTGTTATTGTCGTGGTGGAGCGGGTGATGCAGGCTGGGGCAGAGGCCTTGGCACTTGGTCATGTGCCGCCGAGCCGGGGTGGGGCCCAACACGAACTTCACTTGGCCCGGCTGCAGGAACACCTGCGGGTCCCGCTGTTCGGGGCCCCAGGCCTGCGGGGCAAGGGGCGCCCGGCCCTCAGGCAGGGGCTGCAGGCAGTGCCGGCTCCTGCGGTGCTCATCCTCACTGGCTGGCGTGTTGACGTAGGTGTGGGACTGCGGGGGAAGAGTCCAAGGGCAGGAGGGTCCgagggcagagaggaaggagagaacagGGGACAGGATGAGAGAAGAGAAGCACAGGGAAAAGGAGCTGcagtctcctcctcttccttgtcCTCCTAACCTTCCAGGGAAGCTGCCTCCCTTTCTTGGGACAGGAAGGGACTCTATCAACTTTCTTCCCTCTCATGATCCTCACTGGGAGGAGGTGACATATTTCCcggtcccccacccccacccagaccCACAGGAAGACGCCGGGCAGCCACTTGCTCACCTGCTCATCGGGGGCAATGAGGGCATGGGTGGACTCCTCCCCGAGCGAGGGGTGTCGCAGGCTGCTTGTCGAGGGGCGCCGGGGCACTGAGAACCGCAGACCCTCTCCCGGGCAGCCAGGGAAGCCATTGGAGAAGCTGGAGACGGTGTAGCCTAGAGCTGGGCACACAGGAGACAAGGGGGTCCTTAAACCACCGGGCAACTACCTACAACCGTGTGTGTGGCATCCTGGGACTCCTCCAAGTGGAGGGGAGACACTCCCAAGGCCCCCAGGGGGTCAGCCCCGCTGAACTGGCAGTCCCCCATTATCTTCACCTTGTATCTGTTCTCCAAACCCTGCCCTTTCCCTCACAGCTCAGCTTGAACCCCACTTCCCCATCACAGCCTTATCTGAAACACTTAAGGCACACCTTGTCGTCACTGGACCGACCCTTCACctcattccagctctgccactgagcTCCAGGGAAGCTCCTCGAAATCAAGGACCGTGTTCCTATTTCTTCTGTCCCCCACGGGCCAGCCGATGGAGTGCCAGACACGGAGCAGGTGCTCAGTGTGATTCAGTGAATGAACAAGCAGAAATTGTGGGAACCTCTCCAGACAGCTGTGGGCAGAGATGCCTGCATAAGCCGTCAGGAAAGGTATATGGGTATGATCCAGTAgacaaaaggaaggaagcaaaacAGCTCCAGACTGCCGTTTCCATGGAAACCCAATGTCTTCCTGTCTGTTCCCCGACCATCCATCAGTACACGACCCtggactccccagcctccacTTGAGTCACCTGACTGGCCCAGGCCAGGACTTATCCATCCCTAGGAGTCGTCGGATGATAGATGACGGTCCTGGAAGCCTGGCTCACCCAGCCATCCCCTCGCCTGCCTGCCTGACTCATGCCTCCAAGACTGGTGCTTCCTGGGGCTATGCTTGTACGTGCATGTGCGTGTGCACTGGGGTGCTGAGGCGGTGGGGGTTCTCCTCACCATTGGGAGGCTGGGGGGCCCGAGGGAGGTCGAGCTCAGCCGGGTGGCTGTTGCGGGTGATGATGACCGGTTCTTCCATCACATTGATGCTGTTGCACTGCATCAGATCCTGGAGGAGATTGAAGATTTCCTCGGCCCGGGAACACTTAAATGCAAATATCCctgaagaaggagaggaagaaatgaggcTCCTCTGACCCTGTGTCCTATAGGGAAGGACTAGAGAGGCTGAACAGATGCACAGAGCTCAGGACAAGTCCCTGACCTCCAGTCCCAGGCCtgcagaggggtgggagaggcccTCACACTGAGCATTCTCCCCAGCACCCTCCAAAGTCTAAGAGCCACAGGAGGAGCTGGCCCCAGGCCCCCGCGGCCCACCCTAACACACTCTATCCATTACCACCATCTTAAGATCTAATACTTCAGCTACATTCCTCCGAGGTTAAATCCTTTTCATAAGGATGTGTGTGCACCAGGGTGAAGGGAAGTGAAGTAAAAAATCAAagtggaagggcttccctggtggcgcagtggttgagagtctgcctgccaatgcagagaacgcgggttcgagccctggtctgggaagatcccgcatgccgcggagcaactcggcccgtgagccacaattgctgagcctgcgcgtctggagcctgtgcgcggcaacgagaggccgcgatagtgagaggcccacgcaccgcgatgaagagtggcccccgcttgccgcaactggagaaagccctcgcacagaaacgaagacccaacacagccatacatacatacatacatacatacataaaaagaatgtaagcagacaagaatatcattaaaaaaaaaaaaaaaaattaaaaaaaaaaaaaatcaaagtggaaGGGACAGTGTCAGATGAGTGACCACTCCACCTCACATGCTGCCCCCATCTTCCTCTGCCTGCCACCCCTTACTCCCCGGAAAAATGAGCTCCGCCAGGGCACCAGCCCTCAGCTCTATGCCCAACAGCCTCTAAGCTCTTTGAGGGTGGGAGGGTCTGTCCTGTTCACTGCTTATTCACTGCATACTTAGCCCAGTGCCAGGCCAGAGAGTGACTGTCTACTGTGTATAGGCCCCTGGCCTTATGGAGCTTGAAGTCTGGTGCAGAAAGGAAGGATGGGCTGACTAGCGAAAGGACAAATACGGCAAGGCAACCATGTGGCTCCTGCGTGCAGCCAGCCTTACAGCCCCTTAAACTCCAAGGCAGCAACTCACGGTCCTGGCACAGCAGGACTGGGCTGAGCACACATGACTCAGGGGATCCAAAGATGCTCTTGGGGTGTTGGGCCAGCCTGGGATTCTGCACTCCCCCTGTGTAACAGTGGGACCCATGACTCAGGGGAAGCCACTTGGGATGTACATGTGCACGTTCCAAACAAAGACAAACTAGGTTGGGGTATGAGGTCTGCAGGAATGGGATGAGAAGGATAGAAAGGAGGGGAAGAAATAGGGCTATTCTTTCCTCATTCTATTCTATTTATTATAGCTCATTCCAAGATATGTCAAGAGCTTCGAAAAGGCTGGGAAAGCCTGGAGTTTTAGAAGAACCCTGTGTTGGGGCCTAGGGAGCTCCTCTGGGATCTCCAGTGTGGATTAATCACCACCAGGAGCAGAGaggccccttcctcccctctctttgCTCAGCCAGcgttaactgcttctgcctcatgAATTCCAAAGGTAAGGTGCACAGAGGGGCGGGCTCCCCCAGCCAGTACAACCTCAGAGACACACTGTTGTGTTGGTGGCCTCATCAGAGGAGCTTGCTCATTCCATCCCTGCAGTCACACCTCCGCACTGCATTGAACACAATCCCTTGTGGGATTCCTTCTAGCAGAGCTTAGGCCTGTGTCCTCAAAGAAGGCCCAGACCATGCCACCCCTTCAAAGAGCCATGGCTGGCCCCAGCCTTGACTTCATGCAACAACCCACCCCTCCCTGACCTCTGGCTgcagggagaaaggggaagaaggcaGAATACCTCACACTCCACCACCCACAGGTGACAGGAGACAAAGATTAACCTCGTGAGGGTTACTCTGTATACCACGGACCTCCCCAAATCTATCATTCCCATGCCACACAGCCCCAAGGCAGCCAGAGCTCTTGCCTGACCTTTCATTATACACAAGAACCAGGGTATATGACTTGGGGCTCAGTTTGTTTCTACTTATGGGGCAAGAGAGACCCTGAAACTAGAgtaagagagggaggaggaattgCTTGCTTTCCCAGGCCTGGGAGCACTAGCTCCTTCCCGTGGGCTGTGCAACAAATGACCTCACAGAGCCCCCCAGGCCAGAGTTGCAATGATTGAAGAGAAAAAGCACTGGCCTGGGAGTCCACTTAGTTCTGTGTGCTCTTGGCCACgacccttcccttctctgggcaaCACCTGCCAAGTGGACAGACTTCCCCACTGTCCCTCAAGCTACGACTTCCAGCCCCAGTACCTGTCCCAGGCACACAAGCCCCCATCCCAGCGTGAGGCAGGGGCTGGTACTCACCCTGGCCAGTCTGACACCGGCGGCCACTCTCAAAAGAGAAGAGGTTGGAGTCATAGCCATAGCGCCGCAGGCAGAGGTAAGGCCAGCGGACAGCCTCGCGCCGATGCAGGTGCAGCACCAGCTCGCTCTGCGTCAGCTCCATCACTCCGGAGCCCAGCTCCACCCCCTCATCATCCACATTCGTCACCTGGCAGGGGCAGGGGACAGAAGGGTTAATGGGTGAGTCCAACAAGTGTGTCCAGGTCCGTGAGCCACTGGGAATGCCACACGATTACTGGGACACGGATGAAGCAGCACCGCTGACCCACTACAGTTCTCTAGGCCTTAGTTTTGTCATTTGGGCAGTGAGGGGAGGGGTG harbors:
- the FRS3 gene encoding fibroblast growth factor receptor substrate 3; this encodes MGSCCSCLNRDSVPDNHPSKFKVTNVDDEGVELGSGVMELTQSELVLHLHRREAVRWPYLCLRRYGYDSNLFSFESGRRCQTGQGIFAFKCSRAEEIFNLLQDLMQCNSINVMEEPVIITRNSHPAELDLPRAPQPPNALGYTVSSFSNGFPGCPGEGLRFSVPRRPSTSSLRHPSLGEESTHALIAPDEQSHTYVNTPASEDEHRRSRHCLQPLPEGRAPLAPQAWGPEQRDPQVFLQPGQVKFVLGPTPARRHMTKCQGLCPSLHHPLHHDNNNEGPSECPARPKCTYENVSGGLRLGAGWRLSPEEPGWNGLAQRRAALLHYENLPSLPPVWESQAQQLGEEAGDDGDSRDGLTPSSNGFPEGEEDETPLQKPTSTRAALRSHGSFPVPLTRHRGSPRVFNFDFRRPGPEPPRQLNYIQVELKGWGGDRPKGPQNPSAPRAPVPTTHPARSSDSYAVIDLKKTVAMSNLQRALPRDDGTARKTRHNSTDLPL